The Salvelinus fontinalis isolate EN_2023a unplaced genomic scaffold, ASM2944872v1 scaffold_2479, whole genome shotgun sequence region GGCACAAGGGCTTCGTGTACGAGCAGGACAAGACGGACATCACTAACGACATCGCCCTGGTGCATTTGAGCTCTGCAGTCAACATGACCAGGGAGATTAGTCCCGTGTGTCTGCCGGCGCTCGGCGCCCTGATGCCTGCTGGGAAACCCTGCTACGTCACGGGGTGGGGCGACGAGAAAGGTATGTTTTTTATGGTTTTTAGGAATAGTAGTTTATCAATAGGCACACTCGtaggtgcacatacacagacacacacccttgCAATTCAGATACATGACACACCACCTCAAATACACATTTGAAAATACACCATTTAAATACACCTTTAAAAACACGGCACATATTGCATAGCAACACCTACCTCTGCTGAGACTAAACGTTTAACTATTTTATGATGCTATAACAACATCAGCCCCAAAGAACCTCTCCTCAAACTGGCAGTGATAGCTCCACCCATCTCACCCAGCTCCCACTCTACTTGACACTTGACTGACATTAACAGGGCTTTCCTCTCCTAGGAGGGATTATAAGCAGGCTACAATATTAACGCAAAGCCTGGTGTTGGCTGACTGGGTGTGACATGTTCTTTTCAGGGCTGATAAAGTTTTCATGAGGCCAGGTGGCACTCCACAGCACTGACACCACATATAGAGTCTGAATCAACTCAGCACAGTATTGACACCACGTATAGAGTCTGAATCAACTCAGCACAGTATTGACACCACGTATAGAGTCTGAATCAACTCAGCACAGTATTGACACCACGTATAGAGTCTGAATCAACTCAGCACAGTATTGACACCACGTATAGAGTCTGAATCAACTCAGCACAGTATTGACACCACGTATAGAGTCTGAATCAACTCAGCACAGTATTGACACCACGTACAGAGTCTGAATCAACTCAGCACAGTATTGACACCACGTATAGAGTCTGAATCAACTCAGCACAGTATTGACACCACGTATAGAGTCTGAATCAACTCAGCACAGTATTGACACCACGTATAGAGTCTGAATCAACTCAGCACAGTATTGACACCACGTATAGAGTCTGAATCAACTCAGCACAGTATTGACACCACGTATAGAGTCTGAATCAACTCAGCACAGTATTGACACCACGTATAGAGTCTGAATCAACTCAGCACAGTATTGACACCACGTATAGAGTCTGAATCAACTCAGCACAGTATTGACACCACGTATAGAGTCTGAATCAACTCAGCACTGCAGCGgatgaccccagagagagagagacagagagcacgcAACCTCTCACACAGTGACAGGGCAGCGACACAAACATACAATGTTATATCTGACTTTAACATCTTCTGTTCTGTTGTATCTATCTGAGCTCCCATTGACTCTCAGTGATTACTCTAGTATAGGACTATAACATAGCTAGTAGACATACTGGATATCCATTATTGATCAGTCatgtatagagagagatacaAGGAGGAGTGATATGTTAAGGCTATTCACAACGGGTTCAATGAGGATAGCGAGGCTTGCAAGCTAAGAAGCTAGCTAGCATGGCGACCATGTGTTCATGTTGAATTAGACAGCAGTTGTAATGGTCATTATAGACATTTGCATAGGAACATTACATGGGCATGCCTGTCTAGCCACTCCCCTAATACACCggccctcccccttcctcccatctctctctccaggtagCCTCTTCCCTGTTGTATCTGAGAAGTTGAACCAGGCAGCCCTGCCCATCGTCCCCTTCGCCACCTGCAGTAAGCCAGCCTACTGGTGGGACACCCTGAGACCCTCCATGATCTGTGCCGGATACGAGTCTCCAGACGAGCTCAAGTCAGCCTGCCAGGTAGACTACGGACCCCTACCCGGCTACAGTGCCTCGTTTTGGgcaaggggaggaagggagagagcctGGTGGTACAACCTATTACACAGAGAGTGGCTCGGTTTGCTCTAGGAGAGGTTGGGAGAAAGCCTGGTTGTTCAACCCAACTAACCAGCTTTAGTGCTTCGTTTTGGGGTAGGTAACGGTAGGTTATGGGTGGTGGGCTGGTTGTATCACCTTGGCTTCTACCGAGACCAAGTGGCTTGTTATTATATTACACAATGataatacagtccagtggttTCTCCTGATTGGAATGCATTATGTAACAATTATGTAACACAGCACACAGCATTTGTTTGTGATCAGTCAGCCTTGATAATGGTTGAATTAGTTTGTTGTTGTGGTGGGACAGAGGACAAAGAGTATAGGAACTACATAGTTGTCTGTCATAATGAGGGTCATATGAATGACAGCAGTGTGAGAGTCTTTGACCGCCACGTGCTGCTATGTATTTTACCCAGCAGCTCTTGTGCTACTCGCAGTGTTCTTTCCCTCTGTAGTGTTTTGTTACCGTGTAGCCTTAGTAGCCTGAGTACGTTGAGTACGTGTGCTTCCTATCCTATGATGTGAATTAATGTCTGAAAATAATTCACTAGCGATTATGTTCTTTGCAAGATTATGTCGATAAAAGTAATCCAACTCTTTTGGGACAGTTGCTGGTTCAATCCTTTTAATATTTTAGTTGTCATCTATAATTACATTAAAATGTTCACTCTCCTTTCTCCTCatccctcgctcctctcctcgtcctctcctcctctgcaggGTGACTCAGGTGGCCCCTTCGCCTGCCAACCCTCAGCCTCAGACCCGTGGGAGGTCCACGGCATCGTCAGCTTCGGCCCCTTCGG contains the following coding sequences:
- the LOC129850922 gene encoding chymotrypsin-like elastase family member 2A gives rise to the protein PLGNPTYWRMCLGKHHMNSSRDLPSHEACYKVDGIVRHKGFVYEQDKTDITNDIALVHLSSAVNMTREISPVCLPALGALMPAGKPCYVTGWGDEKGSLFPVVSEKLNQAALPIVPFATCSKPAYWWDTLRPSMICAGYESPDELKSACQGDSGGPFACQPSASDPWEVHGIVSFGPFGCVKDKKPSVFTRVSSFNDWIDDNMKRFIYEKSLD